The DNA sequence CATCGTGGGTGCTCATCGCGGCGCTCGCACTCGCGGCGGTCTGGCTGACCGCGGCCGCCGGCTGACGGGCACGTCCGGCCTGCGCCTACCCGTCGCTCAGGCGCGCGCGACGATATGGAAGACGTGCCAGTGCTTGGGACCCTCGAACGACATCCCGCGCCGGTCGTCCTCCACCAGCTCGAGCACCTCCATGCCGGCCAGCATCGACTCCACGCCGGCCCGGTCGTGGAAGTTCATGTGCGGGCGACCGAACCACTCGTCGTGGGGCCCGAACAGCTCACCGGCGAAGACGCCGCCGGGCACCAGTGCGTCGCGGATGTCGGCCCACAGGTAGGGGAAATGCTCCGGATCGCAGAACGGCAGCGCGAAGCCGGCGTAGACCAGCTCGGCCGGCGGGAGCTGTCTCAGCGCCTCGAACGTCGAGCGTCGCACGGTGACGCGGGCGGCCTCCTCGTCGGCGAGTCCCGCAACGACCCGTTGCTCCACGCCCGGGTCGGCGTCGACCGCGAGCACCTCCCACCCGTGCTTCGCCAGCTGCCGGGTCTCGACGCCGTCCCCGCAGCCGAGGTCGATCGCCCGTGCGGGCCGGTCGCCGAGCGCCTCCAACGCCCGGTCGAAGGTGGGACGCACCGTCCGCCCGCCCTGTTCCTCGTAGAACCGCGACCAGTCGAAGACCATGGCGCCGAGCCTACGCGCCGCCACCTCGGGATGGGGCGGAGGCTCGCGCGTCCGTCGGGTGACCCCGTCCGGTGCTCCCGGGCGGCGGGGAGGCGGTCTACCCTGGCTGC is a window from the Leifsonia sp. AG29 genome containing:
- a CDS encoding class I SAM-dependent methyltransferase, producing the protein MVFDWSRFYEEQGGRTVRPTFDRALEALGDRPARAIDLGCGDGVETRQLAKHGWEVLAVDADPGVEQRVVAGLADEEAARVTVRRSTFEALRQLPPAELVYAGFALPFCDPEHFPYLWADIRDALVPGGVFAGELFGPHDEWFGRPHMNFHDRAGVESMLAGMEVLELVEDDRRGMSFEGPKHWHVFHIVARA